The Lycium barbarum isolate Lr01 chromosome 12, ASM1917538v2, whole genome shotgun sequence genome includes a region encoding these proteins:
- the LOC132624840 gene encoding probable metal-nicotianamine transporter YSL7 yields MTKSSSGEDDQEWAGENQASSTEKAFENEDVPTWGKQITLRAMVTGLILSVVFNFIVCKLNLTTGVIPSLNVAAGLLGFAAIRLWTAVIEKFGKLKQPFTRQENTVIQTCVVASSGIAFSSGTASYMLGMSPYIASQADAGNTPNNTKKLAIGWMLPYLLVVSFAGLFSIVALRKMMIMKYKLTYPSGTATAYLINCFHTPKGAKLAKKQVGSLFKTFGGSFIFAAIQWIFAREEGCGFGSIPTFGPQAYAKKFYFDFSATYVGVGMLCPYMVNISLLIGAIVSWAIMWPMIEEKKGDWYSAKLSATSLHGIQGYRVFIAIAMMLGDGLFHFVYMLVVTISSFAKRKSGQEDYSGEGSSEDYDNEIRNKYFLKDQIPNWAAVGGYAAIAVISIIVVPIIFHSLKWYHILVAYLIAPILAFCNSYGAGLTDWSLASNYGKIAILTFSYWVGLENGGVIAGLASCGLMMSILDTASGLMGDFKTGYLTLTSPRSMFFSQLIGTAMGCVITPLVFWIFNSAYRLGDPEGAYPAPYALMYRGIALLGVEGFGSLPKHCLRLSIWFFLAAILINLMTQLLKKFETKFGIYRFIPSPMCMAIPFYLGGYFAIDMCVGSLFLFLWQRYNKQLAKDFGPAVASGLICGDSLWGIPASVLALAGVKAPFCLKV; encoded by the exons ATGACGAAAAGTAGTAGTGGAGAGGATGATCAAGAATGGGCAGGCGAAAACCAGGCGTCATCAACAGAAAAAGCATTCGAGAACGAAGACGTGCCAACATGGGGGAAACAAATAACGTTGAGGGCAATGGTGACTGGTTTGATTCTCAGCGTTGTCTTCAACTTCATTGTTTGCAAACTCAATCTCACCACTGGTGTTATCCCTTCTCTTAACGTGGCCGCTGGCCTCTTGGGCTTCGCCGCGATTAG GTTATGGACTGCTGTTATTGAGAAGTTTGGCAAGTTGAAGCAACCTTTTACTAGGCAAGAGAATACCGTCATCCAGACCTGCGTCGTTGCTTCTTCTGGCATTGCTTTTAGCA GCGGGACAGCAAGTTATATGTTGGGAATGAGTCCATACATAGCATCTCAGGCAGATGCAGGAAATACTCCAAATAATACTAAGAAGCTTGCTATTGGTTGGATGCTTCCCTATCTTCTTGTTGTGAGCTTTGCTGGTCTCTTCTCAATTGTTGCACTCAGAAAG ATGATGATAATGAAGTACAAGTTAACATATCCAAGTGGAACTGCAACTGCATACCTTATCAACTGTTTCCACACTCCTAAAGGAGCAAAGCTGGCCAA GAAACAAGTTGGCTCCTTGTTCAAAACCTTTGGCGGCAGCTTTATATTTGCAGCTATTCAGTGGATATTTGCACGTGAAGAAGGCTGCGGATTTGGTAGCATTCCTACATTTGGACCCCAAGCCTATGCTAAAAA GTTCTATTTTGACTTCTCCGCAACATATGTTGGAGTTGGTATGCTTTGTCCCTACATGGTCAACATATCATTGCTAATTGGTGCCATAGTTTCATGGGCTATCATGTGGCCCATGATTGAAGAAAAGAAAGGCGACTGGTACTCTGCCAAGTTATCCGCAACAAGTCTTCATGGTATCCAAGGATATAGG GTATTTATCGCAATTGCCATGATGCTTGGAGATGGTCTATTCCATTTTGTCTACATGTTGGTGGTCACAATCTCAAGTTTCGCAAAGAGGAAATCAGGACAGGAAGATTATTCAGGTGAAGGGTCCTCAGAAGACTACGACAATGAGATACGAAACAAGTACTTCTTGAAAGACCAGATTCCCAACTGGGCAGCCGTTGGTGGATACGCTGCTATTGCAGTCATATCTATCATTGTTGTACCTATAATCTTCCACTCACTCAAATGGTATCACATTTTGGTTGCCTACTTAATCGCTCCAATTTTGGCCTTCTGCAATTCTTATGGAGCCGGCCTCACTGACTGGTCCCTGGCCTCAAATTACGGAAAAATTGCAATTCTTACGTTTAGTTATTGGGTTGGTTTGGAGAATGGTGGAGTGATTGCTGGTCTTGCTTCATGTGGTTTGATGATGAGCATACTAGACACAGCTTCTGGCTTGATGGGAGATTTCAAGACTGGTTATTTAACCCTTACATCGCCGCGTTCCATGTTCTTTAGCCAACTCATTGGAACTGCCATGGGTTGTGTTATAACCCCTCTAGTCTTCTGGATTTTCAACAGTGCCTATCGTTTGGGTGATCCAGAAGGTGCATACCCTGCACCATATGCTCTCATGTACCGTGGAATCGCACTACTTGGCGTGGAAGGTTTTGGAAGTCTTCCCAAGCATTGCCTCAGGCTATCTATTTGGTTCTTTCTCGCTGCTATTCTGATCAACCTAATGACTCAGCTGCTGAAGAAATTCGAGACCAAGTTTGGAATTTATCGATTCATTCCGAGTCCAATGTGCATGGCCATACCATTTTACCTTGGAGGGTACTTTGCCATTGACATGTGTGTAGGGTCATTGTTCCTGTTCCTTTGGCAAAGGTATAACAAGCAGCTAGCAAAAGATTTTGGACCTGCAGTGGCTTCTGGTCTAATATGTGGTGACTCCTTGTGGGGAATTCCAGCATCTGTTCTTGCTCTAGCTGGTGTGAAAGCTCCATTTTGCTTGAAAGTTTGA